Proteins encoded in a region of the Globicephala melas chromosome 1, mGloMel1.2, whole genome shotgun sequence genome:
- the LOC132593868 gene encoding vitamin D3 hydroxylase-associated protein-like codes for MIPGRRSAERGRCSRWQPWHNVSGSRAAQALKVHQEVNCLTDVLGECEEQRQALKKVKKRERGLLCGVPTSLKATYDCV; via the exons ATGATCCCAGGGCGCAGAAGTGCGGAGAGGGGGCGCTGCAGCAGATGGCAGCCCTGGCACAACGTCTCCGGCAGCAG AGCTGCTCAGGCACTGAAAGTGCACCAGGAGGTGAACTGCCTGACAGATGTCCTGGGGGAATGTGAGGAACAACGGCAGGCATTGAAGAAGGTGAAGAAGAGAGAGCGAGGCCTTCTCTGCGGGGTCCCCACCAGCCTCAAGGCTACCTATGACTGCGTG TAA